A genomic segment from Rhodopirellula islandica encodes:
- a CDS encoding DmsC/YnfH family molybdoenzyme membrane anchor subunit, which produces MSSLLPTESNFAPPVGAVPTTGLPLDGQGDSFDLVSMLLNEQQTLTAVEDFAAAHESGLAEEQMVAPPAGQPAQARYYSKLMPASPPGPGQQLAFDVNLDTCSGCKACVVACHTMNGLDETESWRRVGTLVIGETDDDSATETATIPAAIGVQHITTACHHCEDPGCLNGCPVKAYDKDPETGIVRHLDDQCIGCKYCTMMCPYEVPKYSKRLGIVRKCDMCQQRLATGEAPACVQSCPNEAIAIRVVDQQIPGTNPEDRLISGAPLSSITRPTTVFRSKDPSKRWQGHAQDHGIDRPAEDHWPLAALLIATQVGVGMLLTERVLAAIGWLAGSAMPTETTRWTATVALVISMVGMNLAPLHLGQPLRSWRIFLGLRTSWLSREAVLLGKFVGILTLAVVTMWLPAVAQYLPTWVSIPAWVPGTMLLGAIVFGIAGLLSSGMIYIATKRILWRFDRTMIRFLGTAAIGGMSTSALVIAATTQQRTSVTLLLGLTTLGLSVKLAWEQSILLRRQPGNTDDPWDRRSQRLVRHHLAKWSLGRLALGWTSVTLLVLSAALSLAGSMTLVVACTLAATLLLVTGEFIERLIYFSSVVTDRMPGTLR; this is translated from the coding sequence ATGTCCAGTCTTCTCCCCACCGAATCGAACTTCGCTCCACCCGTCGGCGCCGTGCCCACGACGGGATTGCCCCTGGACGGACAAGGCGACTCGTTTGATTTGGTCAGCATGCTGCTGAACGAACAGCAAACGTTGACCGCCGTGGAGGACTTCGCGGCGGCACATGAATCCGGCCTTGCCGAAGAACAGATGGTGGCCCCACCGGCGGGTCAGCCCGCTCAGGCTCGTTACTATTCCAAGCTGATGCCCGCCAGCCCACCGGGTCCAGGACAACAACTCGCCTTTGACGTCAACCTTGACACCTGCAGCGGCTGCAAGGCCTGCGTGGTGGCCTGTCACACGATGAACGGTTTGGACGAAACCGAAAGTTGGCGTCGGGTTGGCACGCTGGTCATCGGTGAAACCGATGACGACTCCGCCACTGAAACAGCGACGATCCCGGCCGCGATTGGTGTGCAACACATCACCACGGCCTGTCACCACTGCGAGGACCCAGGTTGCCTCAACGGTTGCCCAGTCAAGGCCTACGACAAAGACCCCGAAACAGGAATCGTTCGACACCTCGACGATCAATGCATTGGGTGCAAGTACTGCACGATGATGTGTCCCTACGAAGTCCCCAAGTACAGCAAACGTCTGGGCATCGTTCGCAAGTGTGACATGTGCCAGCAAAGGCTCGCGACCGGCGAAGCTCCCGCGTGCGTGCAATCCTGCCCGAACGAAGCGATCGCGATTCGAGTCGTTGATCAACAGATTCCAGGTACAAACCCTGAAGATCGCTTGATCAGCGGCGCCCCCCTTTCATCGATCACACGTCCCACCACCGTGTTCCGCAGCAAAGACCCAAGCAAACGATGGCAGGGCCACGCCCAAGACCATGGGATTGATCGCCCCGCTGAAGATCACTGGCCGCTGGCTGCCCTGTTGATTGCCACTCAAGTCGGCGTGGGCATGCTGTTGACCGAACGCGTGCTGGCGGCGATCGGATGGTTGGCCGGTTCCGCCATGCCAACGGAGACGACTCGCTGGACAGCCACAGTTGCCTTGGTGATCTCCATGGTGGGGATGAACTTGGCTCCACTGCACCTCGGACAACCGCTGCGATCCTGGCGCATCTTCCTGGGACTCCGAACATCGTGGCTCAGCCGCGAAGCCGTGTTGCTGGGCAAATTCGTGGGGATCCTGACCTTGGCCGTCGTCACGATGTGGTTGCCTGCGGTCGCTCAATACCTGCCGACCTGGGTTTCCATTCCCGCCTGGGTCCCCGGCACGATGTTGCTGGGAGCCATTGTCTTTGGCATCGCCGGTTTGTTGAGCAGCGGCATGATCTACATCGCCACGAAACGCATCCTTTGGCGTTTTGATCGCACGATGATCCGGTTCCTGGGTACCGCAGCGATCGGAGGCATGTCCACCAGCGCGTTGGTGATCGCCGCGACCACGCAACAACGAACCTCCGTCACTCTCTTGCTCGGCCTGACGACGTTGGGGCTGAGCGTGAAGCTGGCTTGGGAACAAAGCATCTTGCTCCGCCGCCAGCCGGGCAACACCGACGATCCTTGGGATCGACGGAGCCAACGACTGGTCCGCCATCACCTGGCCAAGTGGAGTCTGGGACGACTCGCGCTGGGTTGGACCAGTGTGACGCTGCTGGTCCTTTCAGCCGCCTTGTCACTCGCGGGCTCCATGACATTGGTTGTGGCCTGCACACTGGCCGCCACGTTGCTGCTCGTCACCGGCGAGTTCATCGAACGATTGATTTACTTTTCAAGTGTTGTTACCGATCGCATGCCGGGGACCCTCCGATGA
- a CDS encoding NirA family protein, producing the protein MTDQQDSKPFSDEQQQYLAGFTFGADVARAVQGLPVVSGSGGKGTTLAIGGKPTTVDGEAMPSGPDRFAFEAQSAVLASGKKLSKEEQAKREKNPLDLWDEMQARCEAGEFPKGTDVFLQKFHGLFFVAPAQDSFMCRLRLPGGQIQAWQLRGLADLADQSAGPYLDLTTRGNVQLREIPADQAMNILFGTRELNIVPLGSGGDNIRNCTSSAMSGLDADELIETLPLAKRMHHYILNHREMYGLPRKFNIAFEGGGRIASLEDTNDIGFKAVRVLDENASDDLPAGVYFQLCLGGITGHKDFARYTGVLLRESECVAVAAAIVRVFIRTGDRTDRKKARLKYVLDEMGFEKFIAEVEAQMGQTLTKVDVNRLTVQDIEDRSAHVGVFPQKQPGLNSIGVVFPVGRMTTDQARALADLSLRYSNGDIRLTVWQNLILTNIADDDLPAVQAGIRECGLDYEANSIRAGLVACTGSAGCKFAGAPTKANAMEIAEHVESMLTLDQPINIHLTGCHHSCAQHYIGDIGLIACQVEVGEDMVDGYHVCLGGGWGSRQGIAREIYSSIPFTNVPALVTGILSSYQQHRLDANESFNQFATRLSDEELKGLVELPTESSVVC; encoded by the coding sequence ATGACTGATCAACAGGACTCCAAACCGTTTTCGGACGAACAACAGCAATACCTCGCTGGCTTCACCTTCGGTGCCGATGTGGCTCGCGCCGTCCAAGGACTGCCCGTTGTCTCAGGCTCCGGCGGAAAAGGCACGACACTGGCGATCGGCGGAAAACCAACGACGGTTGATGGCGAGGCAATGCCCTCGGGTCCCGACCGATTTGCTTTCGAAGCTCAATCGGCGGTCCTTGCATCCGGCAAAAAGCTGTCGAAAGAGGAACAAGCCAAACGCGAGAAAAACCCACTGGATCTCTGGGACGAAATGCAAGCTCGCTGTGAGGCGGGTGAGTTCCCCAAGGGCACCGATGTGTTCCTGCAAAAGTTCCACGGGCTGTTCTTTGTCGCCCCGGCGCAAGACAGCTTCATGTGCCGGTTGCGACTTCCCGGCGGTCAAATCCAAGCCTGGCAATTGCGGGGACTGGCCGATCTGGCGGACCAATCGGCGGGTCCGTACCTGGACCTGACCACACGCGGCAACGTGCAGTTGCGGGAGATCCCCGCCGATCAAGCCATGAACATTCTGTTCGGGACTCGTGAACTGAACATCGTGCCGCTGGGCAGCGGCGGCGACAACATTCGCAACTGCACCAGCAGCGCCATGTCCGGCTTGGATGCCGATGAACTGATCGAGACTCTGCCGCTCGCCAAACGCATGCACCACTACATCCTCAACCATCGTGAGATGTACGGGTTGCCTCGAAAATTCAACATCGCTTTCGAAGGCGGTGGACGAATCGCGTCCCTGGAAGACACCAACGACATCGGCTTCAAAGCCGTTCGCGTGCTCGATGAAAACGCGTCGGATGACTTGCCCGCGGGCGTCTATTTCCAGCTTTGTCTGGGTGGCATCACCGGTCACAAAGACTTTGCTCGCTACACCGGCGTGTTGCTTCGTGAAAGTGAATGTGTTGCCGTCGCTGCCGCGATCGTTCGAGTCTTCATTCGCACGGGTGACCGGACCGACCGCAAAAAAGCTCGCCTGAAGTACGTGCTCGACGAGATGGGATTTGAGAAATTCATCGCGGAGGTCGAGGCACAAATGGGCCAGACGTTGACCAAGGTCGACGTGAATCGGTTGACCGTCCAAGACATCGAGGATCGCAGTGCTCATGTCGGTGTGTTCCCTCAGAAACAACCCGGTTTGAATTCCATTGGGGTCGTCTTTCCCGTTGGCCGCATGACAACCGACCAAGCTCGTGCTCTCGCGGATTTGTCACTCCGCTATTCCAACGGCGACATTCGTCTGACCGTCTGGCAAAACCTGATCCTGACCAACATCGCCGACGATGATTTACCAGCCGTCCAAGCCGGAATTCGCGAGTGTGGACTCGACTACGAAGCCAACTCGATTCGCGCCGGATTGGTCGCCTGCACCGGTAGCGCGGGCTGCAAATTCGCGGGAGCACCGACCAAGGCCAACGCGATGGAGATCGCCGAACACGTGGAAAGCATGTTGACACTGGACCAACCCATCAACATTCACTTGACCGGCTGTCACCACAGCTGTGCTCAGCACTACATCGGCGACATCGGACTGATCGCCTGCCAAGTCGAAGTCGGCGAGGACATGGTCGATGGCTATCACGTCTGCCTCGGTGGGGGTTGGGGATCACGCCAAGGCATCGCTCGCGAAATCTATTCGTCGATCCCATTCACAAATGTCCCCGCCTTGGTCACCGGCATTCTGTCGAGCTACCAACAACACCGACTCGACGCCAACGAGTCCTTCAATCAATTCGCAACCCGGCTGAGTGATGAAGAACTGAAGGGCTTGGTGGAACTGCCCACCGAATCGTCCGTCGTCTGCTAA
- a CDS encoding ABC transporter ATP-binding protein, producing the protein MSTVLETTPKSNRRVVSSAPKPIVQMRGVCKGYGSGVTRNEVLQNINLNIREGEFLAVVGFSGSGKTTFTQLLAGLIAPDQGTITMDDEPIKGPSPDRGMVFQNYSLLPWLTVRGNIALSVNAVFKGWSREQRREHVEKFIDMVGLSHAAHRRPHELSGGMRQRTSLARTLALKPKVLLLDEPLSALDALTRGQLGDEILKIWGEEKQTCVMITNDVDEAIMVADRIVPLNPGPNASLGPVFTVGIDRPRNKTELNDNDEFKGLRNAVTNYLVAVRQKARRDELAANPTQAFHLPDIEPSDLSRPSRAVFNTGPQ; encoded by the coding sequence ATGAGCACAGTTCTCGAAACGACGCCCAAGTCCAACCGACGAGTCGTCTCGTCCGCTCCCAAGCCAATCGTGCAAATGCGTGGCGTTTGCAAGGGGTACGGCAGTGGTGTGACACGAAACGAAGTCCTGCAGAACATCAACCTCAACATTCGCGAAGGCGAGTTTTTGGCAGTGGTGGGCTTCAGCGGCAGTGGCAAAACGACGTTCACGCAGTTGTTGGCCGGATTGATCGCTCCTGACCAAGGCACGATCACGATGGATGACGAGCCGATCAAGGGCCCATCCCCCGACCGCGGCATGGTGTTCCAGAATTATTCGCTGCTGCCATGGCTGACTGTCCGAGGGAACATCGCCTTGTCGGTCAACGCCGTTTTCAAAGGATGGTCGCGAGAACAACGACGCGAACACGTCGAAAAATTCATCGACATGGTGGGACTCAGCCACGCGGCGCATCGAAGGCCTCACGAGTTGTCCGGCGGGATGCGCCAACGAACCAGTCTGGCAAGGACCTTGGCATTGAAACCGAAAGTTCTGCTGCTCGACGAACCGCTCTCCGCATTGGACGCACTGACACGCGGTCAACTCGGTGACGAGATCCTGAAGATCTGGGGCGAGGAAAAACAGACGTGCGTGATGATCACCAACGATGTGGACGAAGCGATCATGGTCGCCGACCGAATCGTGCCGTTGAACCCTGGCCCGAACGCTTCGCTTGGTCCCGTGTTCACCGTGGGCATCGATCGACCTCGGAACAAAACCGAACTCAACGACAACGATGAGTTCAAAGGATTGCGGAACGCCGTCACGAACTACTTGGTCGCAGTACGTCAAAAGGCCCGTCGCGATGAGTTGGCGGCCAACCCGACCCAAGCCTTCCACTTGCCTGACATTGAGCCCTCTGATTTGTCGCGTCCCTCGCGGGCGGTCTTCAACACAGGTCCTCAATAG
- a CDS encoding CmpA/NrtA family ABC transporter substrate-binding protein: protein MRAIAAVRVNPFLLFGCLALTGLMTGCSDSTVTLADLEAAASKVDISKIEVSVDPSATAEMLDLEKSDLTFGFIKLTDCAPLVIAKEMGYFDDEGLNVTLETQSNWKILLDNVINGQLDGAHMLAGQPIGATIGVGTKSPIVTAYSLDYNGNGITVSNEVWAQMQENDPALNSPTPKHPISAASLKPIVDEYLQDAGEPFPMGMVFPVSTHNYEIRYWLAASGIHPGMYTESDIKGFTDAQVKLSTVPPPQMPQNLEADIVKGYCVGEPWNQKAVVTGIGVPVITNYDIWKNNPEKVFGVAESWAEEHPQTHLAVIKALIRAGKWLDATDATGKLINREEAVDILSRKDYVGAEKEVISNSMMGTFVFQSTDVREMPDFNVFFKHEASYPHYSDAIWFLTQMRRWGQITESKPASWYAEVAKQVYRPEIYRQAADLLISEGKLDPNEIPAPDYDGYRAVTTEFIDGNQYDAKDPIGYINSFDIGNKDDESLAKK from the coding sequence ATGCGAGCCATCGCTGCCGTCAGGGTCAATCCGTTCCTGTTGTTCGGCTGCCTTGCACTGACTGGACTGATGACCGGTTGCAGTGATTCCACGGTCACACTGGCCGATCTCGAAGCCGCCGCATCCAAGGTCGACATCAGCAAAATTGAAGTCAGTGTCGATCCTTCAGCCACCGCTGAGATGCTGGATTTGGAGAAGTCGGACCTGACCTTCGGGTTCATCAAACTGACCGATTGTGCCCCCTTGGTGATCGCGAAGGAGATGGGCTACTTCGATGATGAAGGCCTGAACGTGACGCTCGAAACCCAGTCAAACTGGAAGATCCTGCTCGACAACGTCATCAACGGGCAACTCGACGGAGCTCACATGCTGGCCGGCCAGCCCATCGGTGCCACGATCGGTGTTGGAACCAAGTCGCCGATCGTGACCGCCTACAGCCTGGATTACAACGGCAACGGGATCACGGTCAGCAACGAAGTCTGGGCCCAGATGCAGGAGAACGATCCGGCTCTCAACAGCCCAACCCCCAAGCACCCCATCAGTGCAGCCAGCCTGAAGCCAATCGTTGACGAGTACCTGCAGGATGCCGGTGAACCGTTCCCAATGGGAATGGTGTTCCCCGTCAGCACACACAACTACGAGATCCGCTATTGGTTGGCCGCGTCGGGGATCCATCCTGGCATGTACACCGAATCGGACATCAAAGGCTTCACCGACGCGCAAGTCAAATTGTCGACGGTTCCGCCACCGCAAATGCCACAGAATCTCGAAGCGGACATCGTCAAAGGCTACTGCGTAGGCGAACCTTGGAATCAAAAGGCGGTTGTGACTGGCATCGGGGTTCCCGTCATCACCAACTACGACATCTGGAAGAACAACCCGGAAAAGGTGTTCGGCGTCGCGGAATCCTGGGCGGAGGAACATCCACAAACTCACCTGGCTGTGATCAAGGCATTGATTCGAGCCGGCAAATGGCTGGATGCCACCGACGCCACAGGCAAACTGATCAACCGAGAAGAAGCCGTCGACATCCTCAGCCGCAAGGATTACGTCGGCGCGGAAAAGGAAGTGATCAGCAACTCGATGATGGGCACGTTCGTCTTTCAATCCACCGACGTTCGCGAAATGCCCGACTTCAACGTGTTCTTCAAACACGAAGCCAGCTACCCGCACTACAGCGACGCGATTTGGTTCCTGACTCAAATGCGACGCTGGGGACAAATCACCGAATCGAAACCGGCCAGCTGGTATGCCGAGGTGGCCAAACAGGTCTACCGCCCCGAAATCTACCGCCAAGCCGCTGATTTGTTGATCAGCGAGGGCAAGCTGGATCCGAACGAGATCCCGGCTCCTGACTACGACGGCTACCGCGCGGTCACCACCGAATTCATCGATGGCAACCAGTACGACGCCAAAGACCCGATTGGCTACATCAACAGTTTCGACATTGGCAACAAGGACGACGAGTCCCTGGCCAAGAAATAG
- a CDS encoding molybdopterin oxidoreductase family protein → MSISAKDLPRGNSKGLQLPTLLQRRTGPMTRELILRPGDHGLGMTHDSMTADTTTTATCGYCATGCGLRLHLKDGEAVGLTPETTYPVNLGMACPKGWEALRVLDSPERATQPLLRDPNGKLSSIPWDDAFTTFCDRMKKVQAEHGTESVAFLSTGQIASEEMAFLGALARFGMGMRHCDGNTRQCMATAVTAYKESFGFDAPPYTYDDFEQSDCLVFIGANPCIGHPIMWERVLRNPNNPEIIVIDPRRTETAAAATQHLQVRPKNDLALLYAITNELIARDFVDHDFVQNHTQGFEALQQHVAQFDLATVCEQAGLAVEDVSHAVEAIGRGRAVSLWWTMGVNQSYQGTRTAQAIINIALITGNIGRPGTGANSITGQCNAMGSRLWSNTTNLFGHHSFSDEADRNKVAEALQIPVEQIPTTSSWKYDRIIEGIRNGEIKGLWVVATNPAHSWIDQEDVRELFAKLDFLVVQDMYETTETCSHADLILPSAGWGEKEGTFINSERRYGLLKKVRHAPGQALADFQIFRGIAHRWGLGEMFADWSSPEAVFQIMQRASRDQPCDISGIQGYEQLDRCGGIQWPWSADHASGGFEPEQQRRLFADGQFFHDDNRARLIVDEITPMPEPADAHYPVVLLTGRGTVSQWHTQTRTRQSPLLRSLYPNQPYVEMHPRDAAELDVEHGDLVRVRSRRGHADVTACLTHSVQPGQAFMPMHYECTNRLTLSHFDPHSGQPSYKDCAVRIDPVLTSDHD, encoded by the coding sequence ATGAGCATCTCAGCCAAAGACCTCCCGCGAGGCAACTCAAAAGGTCTCCAACTCCCCACGCTGTTGCAACGGCGGACGGGCCCGATGACTCGCGAGTTGATCTTGCGCCCAGGCGATCACGGCTTGGGGATGACGCATGACTCGATGACCGCGGACACGACCACGACCGCCACCTGTGGCTACTGCGCCACCGGCTGCGGGTTGCGATTGCATTTGAAAGACGGGGAGGCCGTCGGCCTGACTCCCGAAACAACCTACCCGGTCAATCTGGGAATGGCTTGCCCCAAAGGTTGGGAAGCCCTGCGTGTCTTGGATTCTCCCGAGCGTGCCACGCAACCGTTGCTTCGTGACCCAAATGGCAAACTGTCATCGATCCCGTGGGACGATGCGTTCACCACCTTTTGCGATCGCATGAAAAAGGTCCAAGCCGAACACGGGACCGAATCCGTCGCCTTTTTGTCCACCGGACAAATTGCCAGCGAAGAAATGGCCTTCCTCGGTGCCCTGGCACGCTTTGGCATGGGCATGCGTCACTGCGATGGGAACACGCGTCAGTGCATGGCCACCGCGGTCACGGCTTACAAAGAGTCCTTCGGGTTTGATGCCCCGCCTTACACCTACGACGATTTCGAACAAAGCGATTGTTTGGTTTTCATCGGAGCCAACCCCTGCATTGGCCATCCAATCATGTGGGAACGAGTGCTTCGCAATCCCAACAATCCCGAAATCATCGTCATTGACCCGCGTCGGACCGAAACGGCTGCTGCCGCCACTCAGCACTTGCAAGTGCGGCCTAAAAATGACTTGGCTCTGCTGTACGCGATCACGAACGAGTTGATCGCGAGAGACTTTGTCGATCATGACTTTGTCCAAAACCACACCCAGGGGTTCGAAGCACTTCAACAACACGTCGCCCAATTCGATCTGGCAACCGTTTGCGAACAAGCGGGTCTGGCCGTGGAAGACGTGTCACATGCGGTGGAAGCGATCGGACGTGGCCGCGCCGTTTCACTTTGGTGGACCATGGGGGTCAACCAAAGCTACCAAGGGACGCGGACCGCCCAAGCGATCATCAACATCGCTCTGATCACCGGAAACATCGGACGCCCAGGAACGGGTGCCAACAGCATCACTGGGCAATGCAACGCGATGGGATCGCGATTGTGGAGCAACACAACCAACCTGTTCGGACACCATTCCTTCTCTGACGAAGCCGATCGCAACAAGGTCGCCGAAGCACTCCAGATCCCCGTCGAACAGATTCCAACAACATCCAGTTGGAAATACGACCGCATCATCGAAGGAATCCGCAACGGCGAAATCAAAGGCCTGTGGGTCGTCGCCACCAATCCAGCGCACAGTTGGATCGACCAAGAGGACGTTCGCGAACTGTTTGCGAAACTGGACTTCCTGGTCGTCCAAGACATGTACGAAACGACCGAGACTTGCTCCCATGCGGATTTGATTTTGCCGTCGGCGGGTTGGGGAGAAAAAGAAGGCACGTTCATTAACAGTGAACGTCGCTACGGATTGCTCAAAAAAGTTCGCCACGCTCCCGGTCAAGCCCTCGCCGACTTTCAGATCTTTCGAGGGATCGCACACCGCTGGGGACTTGGCGAGATGTTCGCCGACTGGTCTTCGCCGGAAGCGGTGTTTCAGATCATGCAGCGAGCCAGTCGAGATCAACCCTGTGACATTTCAGGCATCCAGGGATACGAACAACTCGATCGTTGCGGCGGCATTCAGTGGCCATGGTCAGCCGATCACGCCAGCGGCGGTTTTGAACCGGAACAGCAGCGCCGCCTGTTTGCCGATGGCCAGTTCTTCCACGACGACAACCGAGCTCGCCTGATTGTCGATGAAATCACACCGATGCCTGAGCCGGCCGACGCCCATTACCCCGTCGTGTTGCTCACCGGTCGAGGCACGGTCAGTCAGTGGCACACGCAAACCCGAACACGGCAAAGCCCACTGCTTCGGTCGCTGTATCCCAACCAACCGTACGTCGAGATGCACCCCCGCGACGCGGCGGAACTGGACGTCGAACACGGCGATCTCGTTCGTGTTCGATCTCGACGCGGCCATGCCGATGTGACCGCGTGCTTGACCCACTCGGTCCAGCCTGGACAAGCCTTCATGCCGATGCATTACGAGTGCACCAACCGGCTCACCCTTTCTCACTTTGACCCACACAGTGGCCAACCCAGCTACAAGGATTGTGCGGTCCGAATCGATCCCGTTTTGACGAGCGACCATGACTGA
- a CDS encoding ABC transporter permease, producing MNWRGNLLRFCDVAGLPILEPFVRLAAGEDKREQCIGIAKFILLPIAAVCVFLMLWAGAASTVVTDSAKLPSPQATWSAGKQLIAMHYDQRAADKTAKQEKLTEAVQLVAEANAYTAAAATASGETQTLLEDKSTALKKRALAAANFTPSSAPTFIDQIWTSVKTVFFGFFLATIVAVPVGVLCGMSPWFNAAVTPFIQIFKPVSPLAWLPLAFIVIMWYYAGYSSGETFFNKAFLISASTVCLCSLWPTLVNTTLGVASVDKDFINVADVLRLSWWQRLTKIILPASLPLMFAGMRISLGVGWMVLIAADMLAQNPGLGKFVWDEFQNGSELTYARIAFSVIVIGMIGLVLDRIMIFFRNLVSFGNPSPV from the coding sequence ATGAACTGGCGTGGCAATCTTCTCCGTTTTTGCGATGTGGCCGGACTTCCAATTCTCGAACCGTTTGTTCGCTTGGCAGCAGGTGAGGACAAACGCGAACAGTGCATCGGGATCGCAAAGTTCATTCTGCTACCCATCGCTGCAGTTTGCGTGTTCTTGATGTTGTGGGCGGGGGCTGCCTCCACGGTGGTGACCGACAGCGCCAAACTTCCCAGCCCCCAAGCGACTTGGTCGGCGGGCAAACAACTGATCGCGATGCACTACGACCAACGTGCCGCTGACAAAACTGCCAAGCAAGAGAAGTTGACCGAAGCCGTTCAGCTCGTTGCCGAAGCCAACGCATACACCGCTGCAGCAGCCACCGCATCGGGTGAGACGCAAACATTGCTCGAAGACAAATCAACCGCGTTGAAGAAACGCGCCCTCGCCGCAGCCAACTTCACCCCATCTAGCGCCCCGACTTTCATCGACCAGATCTGGACCAGTGTCAAAACCGTCTTCTTCGGTTTTTTCTTGGCCACGATCGTTGCCGTGCCGGTCGGCGTTCTTTGCGGGATGAGTCCTTGGTTCAATGCGGCGGTGACCCCGTTCATTCAAATCTTCAAACCGGTCAGCCCACTGGCTTGGTTGCCTTTGGCGTTCATCGTCATCATGTGGTACTACGCTGGTTACTCCAGCGGCGAAACGTTTTTCAACAAAGCGTTTCTGATCTCAGCGTCAACCGTCTGCCTGTGCTCGCTGTGGCCCACGTTGGTGAACACCACGCTTGGCGTTGCCAGTGTCGACAAGGATTTCATCAATGTCGCTGACGTGCTTCGTCTTTCATGGTGGCAACGTCTGACCAAGATCATCTTGCCCGCCAGTTTGCCACTGATGTTCGCTGGCATGCGAATCAGCTTGGGGGTGGGTTGGATGGTTTTGATTGCCGCCGACATGCTCGCTCAAAACCCTGGCCTCGGAAAGTTCGTCTGGGATGAATTCCAAAACGGCAGTGAGCTGACCTACGCACGAATCGCCTTCAGTGTGATCGTGATCGGAATGATCGGATTGGTCTTGGATCGCATCATGATCTTCTTCCGCAACCTGGTCAGCTTCGGCAACCCTTCCCCCGTTTGA
- a CDS encoding ABC transporter ATP-binding protein, with protein sequence MRGYVEMFRLGKTYDTHNGPVVIVEEFDLNLEKGEYVSLLGHSGCGKSTVLTMVAGLNPITSGGVAIDGREIDGPGPDRGVVFQSPCLMPWMTALENVMLGVNQVYLQASKKDRRDLASYYLNLVGLGSNLHKRAKDLSQGMQQRVGIARAFALRPKMLLLDEPFGMLDSLTRMELQEILLEILIRDKVTTVMVTHDVDEALFMSDRVVMMTNGPRAKVGAIFSLPFDRPRVRADVLDHPEYYDFRGKMIQFLEDQDHKKLKADAEKRATAQAAELATADAT encoded by the coding sequence ATGCGTGGCTACGTTGAAATGTTCCGTCTCGGCAAAACTTACGACACCCACAATGGGCCCGTCGTGATTGTCGAGGAATTTGATCTCAACCTTGAAAAAGGAGAGTACGTCTCGCTGCTTGGCCACTCTGGTTGTGGCAAGAGCACCGTGCTCACCATGGTCGCCGGACTCAACCCCATCACCAGCGGTGGCGTTGCCATTGACGGACGCGAAATCGACGGCCCGGGTCCCGATCGCGGCGTCGTGTTCCAGTCGCCATGTTTGATGCCCTGGATGACAGCTCTCGAAAACGTGATGCTCGGGGTGAACCAGGTCTATCTGCAAGCCAGCAAAAAGGACCGTCGTGACTTGGCATCGTACTATCTCAACCTGGTCGGGCTGGGCAGCAACCTTCACAAGCGAGCCAAGGACCTCAGCCAAGGCATGCAGCAACGTGTTGGGATTGCCAGAGCGTTTGCACTGCGTCCCAAAATGCTGCTGCTCGATGAGCCGTTTGGCATGCTGGATTCGCTCACGCGGATGGAACTCCAAGAGATCCTTCTCGAGATCTTGATCCGCGACAAAGTCACCACGGTGATGGTCACCCACGATGTCGACGAAGCGCTCTTCATGAGCGATCGCGTGGTGATGATGACCAACGGCCCTCGGGCCAAAGTTGGTGCGATCTTCAGCTTGCCGTTCGACCGCCCTCGGGTTCGCGCCGATGTGCTCGATCATCCCGAGTACTACGACTTTCGCGGCAAGATGATTCAGTTCCTGGAAGACCAGGACCACAAGAAGCTCAAAGCGGACGCGGAGAAACGTGCGACGGCCCAAGCAGCAGAACTCGCAACCGCCGATGCCACCTAA